From the Lathyrus oleraceus cultivar Zhongwan6 chromosome 4, CAAS_Psat_ZW6_1.0, whole genome shotgun sequence genome, one window contains:
- the LOC127074575 gene encoding ADP-ribosylation factor-like protein 2: MGLLTIIRKIKKKEKEMRILMVGLDNSGKTTIVLKINGEDTSVISPTLGFNIKTIAYQKYTLNIWDVGGQKTIRSYWRNYFEQTDGLVWVVDSSDLRRLDDCKMELDNLLKEERLSGASLLILANKQDIKGALAPDEIAKVLNLETMDKSRHWMIVGCSAYTGEGLLEGFDWLVQDIASRIYVLD; this comes from the exons ATGGGTCTTCTCACCATCATTAGAAAAATCAAAAAGAAGGAAAAGGAAATGCGAATTCTTATGGT TGGGTTGGACAATTCTGGAAAAACTACAATCGTTTTGAAGATTAATGGGGAGGACACTAGTGTCATTAGTCCTACCCTTGGCTTCAACATCAAAACCATCGCCTACCAGAA GTACACTCTAAATATATGGGATGTTGGAGGCCAAAAAACAATTCGATCTTACTGGAGAAACTACTTTGAGCAAACAGATGGTCTAGTTTGGGTAGTTGACAGTTCAGATCTTAGAAGGTTGGATGATTGCAAAATGGAGCTAGATAACCTTCTAAAGGAAGAG AGACTATCTGGAGCATCCTTACTAATTCTAGCAAATAAACAAGATATTAAAGGTGCCCTTGCACCCGATGAAATAGCTAAG GTGTTGAACTTAGAAACTATGGATAAGTCGAGGCACTGGATGATAGTTGGCTGTAGTGCATACACTGGTGAGGGTTTGCTTGAGGGATTTGATTGGTTGGTCCAGGACATAGCATCTAGGATCTATGTGCTCGACTAA